In Polypterus senegalus isolate Bchr_013 chromosome 12, ASM1683550v1, whole genome shotgun sequence, the following are encoded in one genomic region:
- the LOC120541082 gene encoding 40S ribosomal protein S25-like, with product MVQTDSFKFQVKLQDNPAKRRGILLVDSSIYDPLGFLAPVILPAKPIPRELCKEIKKWRKILPKVDKKKRDSGKAAKKDMDPVNKSGGKAKKKMWSKGKVRDKLNNLVLFDKATYDKLYKEVPNYKIITSAVVSERLEIRGSLARAALLELLNRGMIKLVSKHRAQVIYTRYTKGGDAPADEKET from the exons ATGGTtcagactgacagtttcaagtttcaggtaaagctgcaagataacCCTGCTAAAAGACGTGGTATTCTGTTAGTGGACAGTTCAATATACgacccacttggatttttagCACCAGTCATACTGCCTGCCAAGCCTATTCcaagagaactgtgtaaagagaTCAAGAAGTGGAG GAAAATACTTCCCAAAGTTGATAAGAAGAAGAGAGACTCTGGCAAGGCTGCCAAGAAGGACATGGACCCAGTAAACAAGTCCGGAGGCAAAGCCAAAAAGAAGATGTGGTCCAAGGGGAAGGTGAGAGATAAGTTGAATAACTTGGTCCTCTTTGACAAAGCAACCTATGATAAACTCTACAAGGAAGTTCCCAACTACAAAATTATCACATCTGCTGTGGTTTCAGAAAGACTGGAGATCAGAGGGTCTCTAGCCAGAGCTGCACTTCTGGAACTGCTCAACAGAGGTATGATCAAGCTGGTCTCAAAACACAGGGCGCAGGTTATCTATACTAGATATACCAAGGGAGGAGATGCACCCGCAGATGAAAAGGAGACATAA